In Kaistella faecalis, a genomic segment contains:
- a CDS encoding TolC family protein — MILKNKMTLVVLSLFFSTANAQLTERTMTLEEVVQLALENHTQLKLSKENIQIARQQTKIAELQKLPSITASANAFYLGDALILDKDLSKVATINMPHFGNTYSVQASELIFKGGLVKKSIEISALREQLAELDHEKDAQNIKFLVMSTYLDIQKIINQKNVYLNNRKLATQRLDNVKKFYKQGMVTRNEIIRGELLMKNLEQGILVLDNNRSALNYQLATAIGLAPDVLIKPSGSFSDAGESRELQYYQELAHQNHPALKSAQTGIEMAGKNIEIIRTDKMPTIAAFGGYSMARPVTSTIPTQDFYTNTWQTGVSISYNIDNLYKTKEKEQLGKFQLTQAKDVLVLQQQNLDVQTNAAYLKWREAVQQAKLYKESEELANENYKIIEAKYLNQLALQADMTDATNAKLEAELQYANSEINVQYQYYNLIKTTGTL; from the coding sequence ATGATCCTAAAAAATAAAATGACTCTGGTAGTCCTGAGTCTGTTTTTTTCCACCGCCAACGCCCAGCTTACAGAGCGAACCATGACTCTGGAGGAAGTGGTGCAGCTGGCTCTGGAAAACCATACCCAACTTAAACTTTCGAAAGAAAACATACAGATCGCCAGACAGCAGACCAAAATCGCGGAACTGCAGAAACTGCCTTCTATTACCGCTTCCGCCAACGCGTTTTATCTTGGTGATGCGCTGATTCTGGACAAAGACCTGTCTAAAGTAGCCACCATCAACATGCCGCATTTCGGCAACACTTACAGTGTGCAGGCTTCTGAGTTGATCTTTAAAGGCGGACTCGTAAAAAAATCCATTGAAATCTCAGCACTGCGGGAACAGCTCGCGGAACTCGATCATGAGAAAGATGCGCAGAACATCAAATTTCTGGTGATGTCGACGTATCTGGACATCCAGAAAATCATCAACCAGAAAAACGTGTACCTCAACAACCGCAAACTCGCTACGCAGAGGCTGGATAACGTAAAGAAATTTTACAAACAGGGTATGGTGACGCGCAATGAAATCATCCGCGGGGAACTTTTAATGAAAAATCTGGAACAGGGAATTCTGGTTCTGGACAATAACCGATCCGCGCTGAACTACCAGTTGGCCACCGCCATCGGCCTTGCACCCGATGTCCTTATTAAACCTTCCGGTTCTTTTAGTGATGCGGGTGAATCCCGGGAACTGCAGTACTATCAGGAGCTGGCGCATCAGAACCACCCCGCTCTGAAATCGGCCCAAACCGGCATCGAGATGGCGGGTAAAAACATCGAAATCATCAGAACCGATAAAATGCCCACCATCGCGGCTTTTGGCGGCTACAGCATGGCCAGACCGGTGACCAGTACAATACCTACGCAGGATTTCTACACCAATACGTGGCAAACGGGAGTTTCTATCAGCTACAACATCGACAACCTGTATAAGACCAAAGAAAAAGAACAGCTCGGAAAGTTTCAGCTGACTCAGGCCAAAGACGTTCTCGTCCTTCAACAGCAGAATCTCGATGTACAGACCAATGCGGCATATCTGAAATGGCGGGAAGCAGTACAACAGGCAAAGCTCTACAAGGAAAGCGAAGAACTGGCGAATGAAAACTATAAAATCATTGAAGCCAAATACCTGAACCAACTGGCGCTTCAGGCCGATATGACCGATGCCACGAACGCCAAACTGGAAGCCGAGCTTCAGTACGCCAACAGCGAAATCAACGTGCAGTACCAGTACTACAATTTAATAAAAACTACAGGAACCTTATAA
- a CDS encoding HlyD family secretion protein: MSEKNTATEPVQSVTETQISTTPGVEKAYTASKKAKKKSNRVKTTVINLLVFAVAVGGFYWLVTNYFHLNEDNFTNSAQVEEFINPVNTRVAGYIKEIKYNEHQAVKKGDTLVILDEREIRTQLAQAEAAYQNALASRNVTSSAVNTVSNNVNVANANIAGAKARLWNAEQNLNRYRNLLASEAVTRQQFDQVKTEYDATRAAYETLISQKNTASLATGETRSRLGVNDAEIKRTAAMLDMARINLSYAVITAPYDGIMGRRLINEGQLVQPGQQLGTIVLNGQKWVTANFLESQMPGVKIGEKINITVDALGGKKLVGEVTAISAATGSKYSNVPVDNSTGNFVKVQQRIPVRIEFTSANKKEDLDQLRAGMNVNVTLNKIK, encoded by the coding sequence ATGTCAGAAAAAAATACCGCTACAGAACCTGTTCAGTCAGTAACTGAAACACAGATTTCCACCACACCGGGTGTGGAAAAAGCGTACACCGCTTCAAAAAAAGCAAAGAAAAAATCCAACCGGGTGAAAACCACCGTCATCAATCTCCTCGTGTTCGCCGTTGCAGTGGGCGGATTTTATTGGCTGGTTACGAATTATTTCCATTTGAACGAAGATAATTTCACGAACTCTGCGCAGGTAGAAGAATTCATCAATCCTGTGAACACAAGGGTGGCGGGATATATCAAAGAGATTAAATATAACGAACACCAGGCCGTAAAAAAAGGTGACACGCTTGTGATTCTGGATGAAAGGGAAATCCGCACCCAGCTTGCGCAGGCAGAAGCAGCCTACCAGAATGCGCTGGCTTCGAGAAATGTTACCTCATCTGCCGTGAATACAGTTTCAAATAACGTGAATGTGGCCAATGCCAATATTGCGGGCGCGAAAGCCAGACTGTGGAATGCCGAACAGAATCTGAACCGGTACAGAAACCTTCTGGCTTCCGAAGCGGTGACCAGACAGCAGTTTGATCAGGTAAAGACCGAATACGATGCCACGCGCGCCGCCTATGAAACCCTCATCAGCCAGAAAAACACCGCATCGCTTGCCACCGGTGAAACCCGAAGTCGCCTTGGGGTAAATGATGCGGAAATCAAAAGAACCGCTGCCATGCTCGACATGGCAAGAATCAACCTGTCCTATGCCGTAATTACCGCACCTTACGACGGGATTATGGGCAGAAGACTCATCAATGAAGGGCAGCTGGTGCAACCCGGACAACAACTGGGAACCATTGTACTGAACGGCCAGAAATGGGTGACCGCGAACTTCCTGGAAAGCCAGATGCCCGGTGTGAAAATCGGTGAAAAAATCAATATCACTGTGGATGCTTTGGGCGGAAAAAAGCTTGTAGGTGAAGTCACAGCCATCTCGGCGGCAACGGGATCCAAATATTCCAATGTTCCGGTGGACAATTCTACAGGAAACTTCGTGAAGGTACAGCAGCGGATTCCGGTAAGGATTGAGTTTACTTCAGCTAACAAAAAAGAAGATCTGGATCAGCTGCGTGCAGGAATGAACGTGAATGTGACCTTAAACAAAATCAAATAA
- a CDS encoding MFS transporter, translating to MSDYNKGLFKDWVPKPVQLLLILIFTTLIMSINPVNTGNISLMVGDLGIMPEFMMMANFASFIGMATSMPLVLRVKMRFRTKEIMIVSLAVTALLSFVIGTTEVPEIIVAASFLMGFFKMFMMMEFILPLMFILSPDGKRGKFYAVFYPFSIIAGNISGYYLAKLAYHTTWQYAHLLTAGICLLIILIVVIFQHNQRFARKMPFSQIDWLSTVFFAATFLFMSYFLSFGKTLNWFEAEHIRISFWGTLISFVLLALRQLTLRRSYVSFGIFTKSNVQSGLLMLLFTGVFLGAGSLQNTYTIGILGYDMITNASLNLMMVPGVILAGVVAFYWFKNERPLKMFIFSGFAAFFLNTVMMYFMMVSELNYESWLLPMILKGYGLSALFIAVWFYILDKLEMEEMLQAIGLILVFRSFVATAVFSSFFSWLQYQFQWQSVNNLAVYMDGNLMSPQMVLSGYKSLQLNAILVANKKIYGLISIAAIGMMIYVLQHHFGKLRFTRFRWTKARFNGSKRRRQANKEILRKRVEELEDAAGSFM from the coding sequence ATGTCTGATTACAACAAAGGGCTGTTTAAAGACTGGGTTCCCAAACCGGTACAGCTTTTACTCATCCTTATTTTTACCACGCTCATTATGTCCATCAATCCTGTGAACACGGGAAACATCAGCCTGATGGTAGGCGATTTGGGCATCATGCCGGAGTTTATGATGATGGCTAATTTTGCATCGTTTATCGGAATGGCAACCTCGATGCCTTTGGTTTTACGGGTGAAAATGCGTTTCCGCACTAAGGAGATTATGATTGTCTCGCTGGCAGTAACCGCGCTGCTGTCCTTCGTGATTGGTACAACGGAAGTCCCTGAAATTATTGTGGCCGCTTCATTCCTTATGGGATTCTTCAAAATGTTCATGATGATGGAATTCATTCTGCCTTTGATGTTTATTCTGAGTCCGGACGGAAAACGCGGTAAATTTTATGCGGTCTTTTATCCGTTTTCTATTATCGCAGGAAATATTTCAGGATATTATCTGGCCAAACTCGCCTACCATACAACCTGGCAATACGCTCATCTGCTGACTGCAGGCATTTGTCTGCTTATAATCCTGATTGTCGTGATCTTCCAGCACAACCAGCGGTTTGCCCGCAAAATGCCCTTCTCCCAGATCGACTGGCTGAGCACGGTCTTTTTTGCCGCCACTTTTCTCTTCATGTCCTATTTTCTGTCATTCGGCAAGACGCTGAACTGGTTTGAAGCCGAACATATCCGTATTTCATTCTGGGGAACGCTCATCAGTTTTGTACTGCTCGCCCTGAGGCAGCTTACGCTGAGGAGAAGTTATGTTTCATTCGGAATTTTCACCAAAAGCAACGTCCAGAGCGGTCTGCTAATGCTGCTTTTCACCGGTGTATTTCTGGGCGCCGGTTCGTTGCAGAATACCTATACTATTGGAATTCTGGGCTATGATATGATAACCAATGCTTCGCTGAATCTGATGATGGTTCCGGGGGTAATTCTGGCTGGAGTGGTTGCATTTTACTGGTTTAAAAATGAAAGACCTTTAAAGATGTTTATTTTCTCCGGTTTTGCGGCGTTTTTTCTGAATACCGTGATGATGTACTTTATGATGGTTTCGGAACTGAACTACGAAAGCTGGCTGCTGCCTATGATTCTGAAAGGTTACGGTTTAAGTGCGCTCTTTATCGCTGTTTGGTTTTATATTCTGGACAAACTGGAGATGGAAGAAATGCTTCAGGCGATTGGGCTTATTCTGGTTTTCCGGAGTTTTGTGGCTACGGCTGTATTTTCCTCATTCTTCTCCTGGCTGCAGTATCAGTTCCAGTGGCAAAGCGTGAATAATCTCGCCGTCTACATGGACGGTAATCTGATGTCACCGCAAATGGTGCTGTCGGGCTATAAAAGTTTACAGCTCAATGCGATCCTGGTCGCCAACAAAAAAATATACGGTCTGATTTCGATTGCTGCCATTGGAATGATGATCTATGTGCTTCAGCATCATTTCGGAAAACTGAGATTCACAAGATTCCGCTGGACAAAAGCACGCTTCAATGGATCGAAAAGACGGAGACAAGCGAATAAAGAAATCCTTCGGAAACGGGTTGAAGAACTGGAAGATGCTGCGGGTTCTTTTATGTAA
- a CDS encoding YceI family protein, translating into MKKLSILALSAVLVAVSCKESKTDTVTTATEQAVAEQTGETFTVNTDSTTVKWTAYHKGGLNPRFGTTKTAGTFSVENGNLVSGSLTSDLNTLTTDPAAVDPAMSDGKTSADLDGHLKSADFFDTAKYPSVKFDITKVEELAAGTESKVAGANKTVSGNLTIKDKTVNVSFPAKVEVTENGLTLVSNFTINRQDWGLAYGTEGDPKDWMISQEVDLELNVVAGK; encoded by the coding sequence ATGAAAAAATTATCAATTTTGGCCCTTTCTGCAGTTCTGGTTGCTGTATCTTGTAAAGAATCAAAAACCGATACCGTTACCACTGCAACTGAGCAGGCTGTAGCTGAACAAACCGGAGAAACTTTTACCGTAAACACCGACAGCACTACTGTAAAATGGACGGCTTATCATAAAGGCGGATTGAACCCAAGATTCGGAACTACTAAAACCGCAGGAACATTTTCTGTAGAAAACGGAAACCTGGTATCCGGAAGCCTTACTTCAGACCTGAACACTTTAACTACTGACCCGGCTGCGGTTGATCCTGCAATGAGCGACGGAAAAACTTCTGCTGATTTAGACGGTCACCTGAAAAGCGCAGATTTCTTTGATACTGCAAAATACCCAAGCGTGAAATTCGACATCACTAAAGTAGAGGAGCTTGCTGCAGGTACCGAAAGCAAAGTGGCAGGCGCCAACAAAACAGTGAGCGGAAACCTTACTATTAAAGATAAAACCGTAAACGTAAGCTTCCCTGCAAAAGTGGAGGTTACTGAAAACGGATTAACCCTTGTTTCAAACTTCACCATCAACAGACAGGACTGGGGACTTGCTTACGGTACTGAAGGAGATCCAAAAGACTGGATGATCTCTCAGGAGGTTGATCTTGAACTTAACGTAGTTGCAGGTAAATAA
- a CDS encoding pyridoxamine 5'-phosphate oxidase family protein, with the protein MEKVSLKKVAAMMKNLDFCMMVTKDGRNTLHSRPMSNNGEVEYDGDSWFFSYRDSNKVKQIENNPMISLIFQTDDMTFVDCYGMASVTENRKMLEEKWVKGLEMWFPDGIETEGICLIKVSAHRIQFWGKHGDGEYRTE; encoded by the coding sequence ATGGAAAAAGTATCGTTAAAAAAAGTAGCAGCCATGATGAAAAACCTTGATTTCTGCATGATGGTGACCAAAGACGGGCGCAACACGCTCCACTCCCGCCCCATGAGCAACAACGGAGAAGTTGAATACGACGGAGATTCGTGGTTTTTTTCGTACCGGGATTCCAACAAAGTCAAACAGATCGAAAACAATCCGATGATTTCACTGATCTTCCAGACGGATGATATGACTTTTGTCGACTGCTATGGCATGGCAAGCGTAACAGAAAACCGAAAAATGCTTGAGGAAAAATGGGTAAAAGGTCTTGAAATGTGGTTCCCGGATGGGATTGAGACCGAAGGCATCTGCCTGATCAAAGTATCGGCTCACCGGATTCAGTTTTGGGGAAAACACGGCGACGGCGAATACAGAACAGAATAA
- a CDS encoding alpha-amylase, whose protein sequence is MNATMIQFFHWYSDGDGKLYDEAAKAADYLKELGISAVWFPPAYKADGGGYSVGYDPYDLYDLGEFDQKGTIPTKYGTREQYIAACNRLQEKEISVIADIVLNHKAGGDEKEKFHAVRVNPENRQENISEPFEIESYTKFTFPGRGDQYSDFKWDFNCFSGVDYAEGEEPGIFQIIHDHGDGWEEMIDDEKGNYDYLMYNDIEHRNPFVREELNNWAVWYHDQIKFDGVRLDAVKHQSPKFYKEWLQLLRSNTGKNIFAVGEYWAPGELYLLEKYIEATEGCMSLFDSSLQHNFHQASLAGEHYDLRTIFDETLTQSNPVLSVTVVDNHDTQPLQELEAPVEYWFKPIAYALILLRESGYPCVFYPDLFGGHYTDKDKEGNDQEIFLNKVEKIEELLKARKQFAYGAQRDYFEDANCLGWVREGDNEHPVCAVVLSNKEAYEKPMEMGSQYAGKNFYDFLGWFPDEVTIDENGWGIFPVPAGNVSVWVPKPDSEIHS, encoded by the coding sequence ATGAATGCGACGATGATTCAGTTTTTCCACTGGTATTCCGATGGAGACGGTAAATTATATGACGAAGCTGCTAAGGCTGCCGACTATTTGAAGGAACTGGGAATTTCAGCGGTCTGGTTTCCGCCAGCATACAAGGCCGATGGCGGCGGTTATTCCGTAGGTTATGATCCTTATGACCTCTACGATTTAGGTGAATTTGACCAGAAAGGCACCATCCCCACAAAATACGGAACCAGAGAACAGTATATTGCAGCATGTAATAGGCTTCAGGAAAAAGAAATTTCTGTCATCGCCGACATTGTGCTGAACCATAAAGCCGGAGGCGACGAAAAAGAGAAATTTCACGCCGTAAGAGTAAATCCCGAAAACCGCCAGGAAAATATTTCCGAACCTTTCGAGATTGAAAGCTATACGAAATTTACGTTCCCGGGACGTGGCGACCAATATTCCGATTTCAAGTGGGATTTCAACTGCTTTTCCGGCGTAGATTATGCTGAAGGCGAAGAACCGGGAATTTTCCAGATTATCCACGATCACGGTGACGGCTGGGAAGAAATGATTGATGACGAAAAAGGCAATTACGATTATCTGATGTATAACGACATCGAGCACCGAAACCCTTTCGTGCGGGAAGAACTGAACAATTGGGCAGTCTGGTATCATGATCAGATTAAGTTCGACGGCGTCAGGTTGGATGCCGTAAAACACCAGTCTCCAAAATTTTACAAAGAATGGCTTCAGCTGCTGAGGTCTAATACCGGCAAGAACATTTTTGCCGTTGGTGAATACTGGGCGCCCGGCGAACTGTATTTACTGGAAAAATATATTGAAGCCACTGAGGGCTGTATGAGTCTGTTTGATTCTTCGCTTCAGCATAATTTTCATCAGGCTTCGCTTGCAGGGGAACATTATGATTTAAGGACGATTTTTGATGAAACCCTCACCCAGTCCAATCCTGTTTTATCCGTAACCGTGGTTGACAATCACGACACCCAGCCTCTGCAGGAACTGGAAGCGCCCGTAGAATACTGGTTTAAACCTATCGCCTACGCCCTGATTTTACTCAGAGAAAGTGGTTATCCCTGTGTATTTTATCCGGATCTTTTCGGAGGTCATTATACCGATAAAGACAAAGAAGGCAACGACCAGGAAATATTTCTGAATAAGGTTGAAAAAATTGAAGAACTCTTAAAAGCCAGAAAGCAGTTTGCCTATGGCGCTCAGCGTGATTATTTTGAAGACGCCAACTGTTTGGGTTGGGTTCGCGAAGGTGATAATGAACATCCGGTTTGCGCTGTGGTTTTAAGCAATAAAGAGGCGTATGAAAAACCCATGGAAATGGGCTCGCAGTATGCCGGTAAAAACTTTTACGATTTCCTGGGTTGGTTTCCCGATGAGGTAACCATTGATGAAAACGGCTGGGGAATCTTTCCGGTACCTGCGGGAAATGTGAGTGTTTGGGTTCCAAAACCAGATAGCGAAATACATTCCTAA
- a CDS encoding putative DNA modification/repair radical SAM protein translates to MNFERIQEKLEILADAAKYDVSCSSSGGNRKNKGGLGNSHASGICHTYTEDGRCVSLLKILLTNHCIYDCAYCVSRKTNDVKRAAFTVEEVVDLTINFYRRNYIEGLFLSSGIFKDSDTTMERLVRVAKKLRLEHNFNGYIHLKSIPGASDELMKEAGLYADRLSINIEIPTEKGLKLLAPDKSHSEMLKPMSLVKNELILYKEEKKIFRKVPKFAPAGQSTQMIVGATDETDLKIIKVANHFYQNFNMKRVYYSGYVPVLEDSRLPSIFSQVPMQRENRLYQADWLMRFYGFEANEILNPTNPFLDLEIDPKLAWALRNREKFPVNINTASKEMLLRIPGIGTKSVGKILMARRFQKLNIEHLKKMGVAVNRAKYFVEFESTNIFNRFIDEQNFRKIILSGMNSKYQNPFSQQLSLF, encoded by the coding sequence ATGAATTTTGAGCGCATTCAGGAAAAACTTGAAATACTTGCAGATGCAGCCAAGTACGATGTTTCCTGCTCTTCCAGCGGAGGCAACCGGAAAAACAAGGGAGGTTTAGGCAACAGCCATGCTTCCGGAATTTGTCACACCTATACCGAAGACGGAAGATGTGTTTCGCTGCTCAAAATTCTATTGACCAACCACTGTATTTATGATTGTGCATACTGTGTTTCCAGAAAAACCAATGATGTAAAACGCGCCGCTTTTACCGTGGAAGAAGTCGTGGATCTTACCATTAATTTTTACCGCCGGAATTATATCGAAGGCTTATTTTTAAGTTCAGGAATCTTTAAAGACTCCGACACCACGATGGAAAGGCTGGTTCGCGTTGCAAAAAAATTGAGACTCGAACATAATTTTAACGGTTATATTCACCTGAAATCAATTCCCGGCGCGAGCGACGAACTCATGAAAGAAGCTGGATTATACGCCGACCGCCTTTCAATCAATATTGAAATTCCTACGGAAAAAGGCCTGAAACTTCTGGCTCCCGATAAGTCGCATTCAGAAATGCTGAAACCGATGAGTCTGGTAAAAAATGAACTGATCTTATACAAAGAGGAGAAAAAAATCTTCAGGAAAGTTCCGAAATTTGCTCCCGCAGGACAATCCACCCAAATGATTGTCGGCGCAACGGATGAAACCGATTTGAAAATTATCAAAGTTGCGAATCATTTTTATCAGAATTTCAATATGAAACGGGTCTATTACTCCGGTTACGTGCCCGTGTTGGAGGACAGCAGACTCCCTTCAATTTTCTCCCAGGTTCCGATGCAGCGCGAAAACCGACTGTACCAAGCGGACTGGCTCATGAGATTTTATGGTTTTGAAGCGAATGAAATTCTGAATCCCACAAATCCTTTTCTTGATCTGGAAATCGATCCGAAATTAGCCTGGGCCTTGCGAAACCGCGAAAAATTCCCGGTGAATATCAATACTGCTTCCAAAGAGATGCTGTTAAGAATTCCGGGCATCGGAACTAAATCTGTTGGCAAAATTTTAATGGCAAGAAGATTCCAGAAACTGAATATTGAACACCTGAAAAAAATGGGCGTAGCCGTAAACCGCGCCAAATATTTTGTAGAATTTGAAAGCACCAATATTTTCAACCGGTTTATCGATGAGCAGAATTTCAGGAAAATTATCCTGTCCGGAATGAATTCGAAATACCAGAATCCTTTTTCCCAGCAGCTTTCGCTTTTCTGA